One window of Thiomicrorhabdus lithotrophica genomic DNA carries:
- a CDS encoding ribose-phosphate pyrophosphokinase — MANKNVMIFAGNANVSLAENISKYLDIPLGKADVGRFSDGEIMVEIKESVRGQDVYVLQPTCTPEPAVNLMEMLVMIDALKRASAARITAVIPYYGFARQDRRPYSARVPITARLAADMITAAGANRVVTVDLHSDQIQGFFDIPVDNIYGSPLLVEDMHKHCNLENVTVVSPDMGGVVRARAVAKAIDCEMAIIDKRRPKANVAKVMNIIGDIEGRDCIIVDDMVDTAGTLCKAAQALVDRGANSVSAYVVHAVLSGPAVENVNNSVLKELVVTDSIPESAAAKASPKIRRVSIASMLGETIRRVNADESVTALMEH; from the coding sequence ATGGCTAACAAAAATGTCATGATCTTTGCAGGTAATGCAAATGTCAGTCTCGCTGAAAACATTTCAAAATATTTAGACATTCCATTGGGTAAAGCTGATGTAGGCCGTTTTAGTGATGGCGAAATCATGGTGGAAATTAAAGAATCCGTTCGTGGTCAAGATGTTTACGTGTTACAACCAACCTGTACACCTGAGCCAGCAGTTAATTTAATGGAAATGTTAGTAATGATTGATGCTCTTAAACGCGCATCAGCAGCACGCATTACAGCAGTTATTCCATACTATGGTTTTGCGCGTCAAGATCGTCGACCATATTCAGCTCGTGTACCGATTACGGCACGTTTAGCTGCAGATATGATTACAGCTGCTGGTGCAAACCGAGTAGTAACGGTTGATTTACACTCAGACCAGATTCAGGGCTTCTTTGATATTCCAGTAGATAATATCTATGGTTCACCTCTTCTTGTAGAAGATATGCACAAGCACTGTAATTTAGAAAATGTTACGGTTGTATCACCTGATATGGGTGGTGTTGTGCGCGCTAGAGCAGTGGCAAAAGCAATTGATTGTGAAATGGCTATTATTGATAAGCGTCGTCCAAAAGCGAATGTGGCTAAAGTGATGAATATCATTGGTGATATTGAAGGTCGCGATTGTATTATTGTAGATGACATGGTCGATACGGCTGGAACTTTATGTAAAGCGGCACAAGCTTTGGTTGACCGTGGCGCGAATAGTGTTTCTGCTTACGTAGTGCATGCGGTTCTCTCTGGACCTGCGGTCGAAAATGTAAATAACTCTGTATTGAAAGAGCTAGTGGTGACTGACTCTATCCCTGAAAGTGCAGCAGCGAAAGCCTCTCCAAAAATACGACGTGTTAGCATTGCTAGCATGTTGGGTGAAACGATTCGCCGAGTAAATGCAGATGAGTCTGTTACGGCATTAATGGAGCATTAA
- a CDS encoding 50S ribosomal protein L25/general stress protein Ctc — protein MSQNWTAEIRTEEGKGASRRLRHAGKVPAIIYGAGKDAVSIAFPENFIKKSFENADNFNSILTIDVEGGASEACVVKDIQRHPSTGAVAHIDFQRAGKDNKLVKKVPLSFVGQNTAPGVKAGGLMSFLQSTVEVSCLAKDLPTKIDVDVSSMEAGTSMRLSELTVPAGVVITALSHGNADYDQAVVNIGKAKKR, from the coding sequence ATGAGCCAGAATTGGACAGCAGAAATCCGTACAGAAGAAGGGAAAGGTGCGAGCCGCCGCCTTCGTCATGCGGGTAAAGTACCAGCAATCATTTATGGTGCTGGAAAAGATGCAGTATCTATTGCATTTCCAGAAAACTTTATTAAAAAATCATTTGAAAACGCAGATAACTTTAACTCAATTTTAACAATTGATGTTGAGGGTGGAGCTTCTGAAGCGTGTGTTGTTAAAGATATTCAGCGTCACCCATCGACAGGTGCTGTTGCACACATCGATTTCCAACGTGCAGGTAAAGATAACAAGCTAGTTAAGAAAGTACCATTAAGCTTTGTTGGTCAAAATACTGCGCCTGGTGTTAAAGCTGGTGGTCTTATGTCTTTCTTGCAGTCTACTGTTGAAGTTAGCTGTTTAGCAAAAGATTTACCTACTAAGATTGATGTTGATGTTTCTTCTATGGAAGCAGGAACAAGTATGCGTCTATCAGAATTAACAGTACCAGCTGGTGTTGTCATCACTGCACTTTCTCACGGAAATGCGGATTATGACCAAGCGGTTGTTAACATTGGTAAAGCGAAAAAACGTTAA
- the pth gene encoding aminoacyl-tRNA hydrolase — protein MSSVQLIVGLGNPGDKYEQTRHNAGFWFVDEIARQYAVEFRPETKFLGLAARVQSNGLDFWLLKPTTFMNRSGQSIQALAKFYKIPVESILVAHDELDLPTGVAKLKVGGGHGGHNGLRDTIAALGKDFMRLRLGIDHPGHRDMVVDYVLKNPSKSDRQLIDDACYEASRVIPDLVKGDLAKAMQELHTKS, from the coding sequence ATGTCATCTGTTCAATTAATTGTTGGTCTGGGTAATCCAGGCGATAAATATGAGCAGACTCGACATAACGCCGGTTTTTGGTTTGTGGACGAAATTGCTAGACAGTATGCTGTAGAGTTTCGTCCAGAGACTAAATTCCTCGGTTTAGCCGCCAGAGTACAATCGAATGGTTTGGATTTTTGGCTACTTAAACCAACCACCTTTATGAACCGCAGTGGTCAATCTATTCAAGCGTTAGCTAAATTTTATAAGATACCAGTGGAATCTATCTTAGTGGCGCACGATGAGCTAGACCTGCCCACAGGGGTTGCTAAATTAAAAGTTGGCGGTGGTCACGGTGGTCACAATGGATTGCGTGACACAATTGCAGCATTAGGCAAAGACTTTATGCGTTTACGCTTAGGTATTGATCACCCTGGACATAGAGATATGGTGGTAGATTATGTTCTTAAAAATCCATCCAAATCAGATCGACAGCTTATTGACGATGCGTGCTATGAAGCAAGCAGGGTGATACCTGATTTAGTTAAAGGTGATTTAGCTAAAGCAATGCAAGAACTTCATACAAAATCTTAA
- the ychF gene encoding redox-regulated ATPase YchF, producing the protein MAIKCGIVGLPNVGKSTLFNALTNAGIESANYPFCTIEPNVGVVPVPDAREQALAEIVNPERVMPATVDFMDIAGLVEGASKGEGLGNKFLANIRETDAIVQVVRCFENDDIVHVAGKVDPINDIEIINMELVFADQDSIDKAIQKVQRVAKSGDKEASARLALLQKIHAEIETGTLVRNIGLNEDELKEIQDLHLLTVKPMMYIANVNEDGFENNPLLDSVRELAEKQGAVVVAICASLEEEIAQLDDEDKADFLEEMGQDEPGLNRVIRAGYELLGLQTYFTAGVKEVRAWTVKKGATAPQAAGVIHTDFEKGFIRAEVTAYQDFVDNKGDAGAKAAGKQRLEGKEYIVQDGDVMHFRFNV; encoded by the coding sequence ATGGCAATTAAATGCGGTATCGTTGGACTACCAAACGTTGGTAAATCAACACTGTTTAATGCGTTAACTAACGCAGGTATTGAATCAGCAAACTATCCGTTTTGTACAATCGAACCTAATGTAGGTGTTGTTCCTGTACCAGATGCTCGTGAGCAAGCGTTAGCTGAAATTGTTAACCCTGAACGTGTGATGCCTGCAACGGTTGATTTTATGGATATAGCAGGCCTGGTAGAAGGGGCTTCTAAAGGTGAAGGTTTAGGAAACAAGTTCTTAGCGAATATTCGTGAAACAGATGCGATTGTTCAGGTAGTTCGCTGTTTTGAAAATGACGATATTGTTCATGTTGCAGGAAAAGTCGATCCAATTAACGATATCGAAATTATCAATATGGAACTGGTTTTTGCTGACCAAGATTCGATTGATAAAGCCATTCAGAAAGTACAAAGAGTTGCTAAAAGTGGTGATAAAGAAGCCTCTGCACGTCTTGCTCTACTCCAAAAAATTCATGCTGAAATTGAAACCGGTACACTCGTTCGCAATATCGGTTTGAATGAAGATGAGTTAAAAGAAATTCAAGACCTACATCTACTCACGGTTAAGCCAATGATGTATATCGCTAACGTGAATGAAGATGGTTTTGAAAATAACCCTCTGCTCGATTCTGTGCGTGAGCTAGCAGAAAAGCAGGGTGCAGTTGTTGTGGCTATTTGCGCGTCTTTAGAAGAAGAGATTGCACAACTTGATGATGAAGACAAAGCAGACTTTTTAGAAGAGATGGGTCAAGACGAACCAGGCCTGAATCGTGTGATTCGTGCAGGTTACGAACTGCTTGGTTTACAAACCTATTTTACTGCTGGAGTTAAAGAAGTACGTGCCTGGACAGTTAAAAAAGGTGCAACCGCTCCACAGGCGGCTGGTGTCATTCATACTGACTTTGAAAAAGGCTTTATCCGTGCAGAAGTCACTGCGTATCAAGACTTTGTTGATAATAAAGGTGATGCGGGTGCCAAAGCGGCTGGTAAGCAACGATTAGAAGGTAAAGAGTATATAGTACAAGACGGTGACGTCATGCATTTTAGATTTAATGTATAG
- a CDS encoding CBS domain-containing protein: protein MFAIYNIEGRRFRDNLENLKRVHSPHKANQVSFHENIAQDETVIIQGNTTEKVNSQGLETYRKMLHVNKGTQIFHAYQLMSHPVITLPVDTPIQEAYHLFKTHDVDQMPVNSHQLQLIGLVTLKDLLAFIIEDGDQISFVKDKTVQDAMSPEVITADPVSDVRRIADVMVEYDVSAVPIVNQQDHLVGIVTRSDLLKAMLKDPPLSLWG from the coding sequence ATGTTTGCAATTTACAACATCGAAGGACGACGCTTTAGGGATAATTTAGAAAACCTAAAACGTGTTCACTCGCCACACAAAGCGAATCAAGTTAGCTTTCATGAAAATATTGCCCAAGATGAAACCGTTATCATTCAAGGGAATACAACAGAAAAAGTAAACTCACAGGGTTTAGAAACCTATCGTAAAATGCTGCATGTAAACAAAGGCACACAAATATTTCATGCCTATCAGCTTATGAGCCATCCGGTAATTACCCTACCCGTAGACACCCCGATTCAAGAAGCCTATCACCTTTTTAAAACCCATGATGTAGATCAAATGCCGGTCAACTCTCATCAATTACAGTTGATTGGCTTAGTTACCCTTAAAGACTTGCTCGCTTTTATTATTGAAGACGGAGATCAAATATCCTTTGTGAAAGATAAAACAGTACAAGATGCCATGTCACCGGAGGTCATTACGGCTGACCCCGTATCTGATGTTCGACGTATTGCCGATGTAATGGTCGAATACGATGTCAGTGCCGTGCCAATAGTAAACCAGCAAGACCACCTGGTAGGTATCGTAACACGTAGTGACTTGCTCAAAGCCATGCTAAAAGATCCACCATTAAGCTTGTGGGGATAA
- a CDS encoding thioredoxin family protein: MRSQIISLSLSVALLFSFSNIKAGEILPLAVDLQKAGKTAQTHNIPVVIFFTATWCNYCKKLEENILHPLLETTDIESYAEFRQIVMDKAHWRMKDFAGNDIEMKSFAPTQKVKVAPTTYVYNSKGELIAEPILGLTLEEFYPGNLEKAINQGLKTLGNEKRLDIYKMVNESKIAY; this comes from the coding sequence ATGAGATCACAAATAATTAGCTTAAGCCTATCCGTGGCTTTGCTTTTCTCATTTTCAAACATCAAAGCGGGTGAAATTTTACCCCTTGCTGTCGATTTACAAAAAGCGGGCAAAACAGCACAGACACACAATATCCCGGTGGTTATCTTTTTTACTGCAACTTGGTGTAACTACTGTAAGAAGCTTGAAGAAAACATTCTTCACCCTCTTTTAGAAACTACTGACATTGAAAGTTACGCCGAATTTAGACAAATCGTCATGGATAAAGCACATTGGCGAATGAAGGACTTTGCTGGCAACGATATTGAAATGAAAAGTTTTGCACCGACACAAAAGGTAAAAGTCGCTCCGACTACCTATGTGTACAACTCTAAGGGCGAGTTAATTGCAGAACCGATTCTAGGCTTAACCTTAGAAGAGTTCTATCCAGGTAACCTGGAAAAAGCGATTAACCAAGGCTTAAAAACCTTAGGTAATGAAAAACGCTTAGATATCTACAAAATGGTTAATGAAAGTAAAATAGCTTACTAA
- the ubiB gene encoding ubiquinone biosynthesis regulatory protein kinase UbiB produces MNLFKKISRIIKINRVLTHYQIDKMILTDTKYAWLIILNNIFPWNWRARSNASRGERIRLALEELGPIFIKFGQALSTRKDLLPHDISIELSKLQDDCPPFDETHSLQLIEKGLNQTVEEAFSTFNPVPMASASIAQVHEATLHSGTEVVVKVVRPDIKPIIEQDVSILFSLAKLLEAAVKIAKRLHPVEVVAEFEKTILDELDMVREAANAGQLKRNFEGSDLLYVPEIYWSHTSESVMTMERIRGIRISETEKLIEAGIDLTDLSAKGVIIFFTQVFKHNFFHADMHPGNIFVLPDGRYAAIDFGIMGTLTPEDQRYLAENFLAFFNRDYLRVSELHIESEWVPRDTRVNELESAIRSVCEPIWDRPLKEISFGLVLMRLFQTARRFGMEVQPQLVLLQKTLLNIEGLGRQLDDELDLWDTAKPFLEDWMQERVGPKGLAKKVKSNLPFWMEQAPEIPGLLYSTLNKLSHQGLTIQSQQIAKLEAQLEQQNRQQRQRAIGFVLILFGLLLPIESNYQDWIQLGLIVTGGLFLIKK; encoded by the coding sequence ATGAATCTATTTAAAAAAATTTCACGCATTATCAAAATCAACCGTGTATTAACCCATTATCAAATTGATAAGATGATTTTGACCGACACCAAATATGCATGGCTTATTATTCTGAACAACATATTTCCATGGAACTGGAGAGCCCGCTCGAATGCTTCACGTGGAGAACGAATTCGTTTGGCGTTAGAAGAGCTAGGGCCTATCTTTATAAAATTTGGCCAAGCCTTATCTACTCGTAAAGATTTACTGCCGCACGATATTTCAATTGAGCTTTCTAAGCTACAAGATGACTGCCCTCCATTTGATGAAACCCACTCATTACAGCTTATTGAAAAAGGGTTAAACCAAACAGTCGAAGAAGCATTTTCGACTTTTAACCCTGTACCAATGGCCTCGGCATCAATTGCTCAAGTGCATGAAGCGACATTGCATTCAGGCACCGAAGTGGTCGTAAAAGTGGTTCGTCCAGATATCAAACCAATCATAGAACAAGATGTTTCAATCTTATTTAGCCTCGCTAAATTATTAGAGGCCGCCGTTAAAATTGCCAAACGTTTACACCCTGTTGAAGTGGTTGCGGAGTTTGAGAAAACCATTCTGGATGAACTCGATATGGTCCGTGAAGCCGCTAATGCAGGCCAACTCAAACGTAATTTTGAGGGTTCAGATCTGTTATATGTTCCAGAGATCTACTGGTCTCACACCTCTGAGAGTGTGATGACAATGGAACGTATTCGCGGTATTCGCATTAGCGAAACAGAGAAACTAATTGAAGCAGGTATTGATCTGACTGATCTGAGTGCTAAAGGCGTCATCATCTTCTTTACCCAAGTGTTCAAACACAACTTCTTCCACGCAGATATGCATCCTGGAAACATCTTTGTATTGCCAGACGGTCGCTATGCTGCGATTGACTTTGGAATTATGGGAACCCTTACACCAGAAGACCAACGTTACTTAGCCGAAAACTTTTTGGCCTTCTTTAATCGTGATTATTTACGCGTTTCAGAACTTCATATTGAATCAGAGTGGGTACCACGCGATACCCGTGTTAATGAACTTGAATCTGCGATTCGCTCCGTTTGTGAACCGATTTGGGATAGACCACTTAAAGAAATTTCATTTGGTTTAGTCCTTATGCGCCTGTTTCAAACAGCACGTCGTTTTGGAATGGAAGTGCAACCTCAACTTGTATTACTGCAGAAAACATTACTAAATATTGAAGGTTTAGGTCGCCAGCTAGATGATGAATTAGATCTATGGGATACTGCTAAACCATTCCTAGAGGATTGGATGCAAGAACGCGTTGGACCAAAAGGTCTTGCTAAAAAAGTGAAAAGTAATCTGCCTTTCTGGATGGAACAAGCCCCTGAGATACCAGGCCTGCTATATAGTACGCTTAATAAACTATCTCACCAAGGCTTAACGATTCAGTCACAACAGATTGCAAAACTAGAAGCGCAATTAGAGCAACAAAATCGCCAGCAACGTCAAAGAGCCATCGGCTTTGTTCTGATTCTATTTGGATTATTACTACCAATCGAATCGAACTACCAAGACTGGATACAGCTTGGCTTAATCGTGACTGGTGGATTGTTCTTAATTAAAAAATAG
- a CDS encoding ubiquinone biosynthesis accessory factor UbiJ, translated as MTKQPGLVDITFSKSFEMAFAGAIHLDEMHGQAFSGLEGKVIELWIAPVKFPLFCLVNQCRITTQTVLNGEADVTLKTGLRQFRVLAQEGCFETKYIRGDKDLGQAFVEAMESLEIDWEEHLSHYTGDLVAFKIGHGIRSLLERKQNTKQHAGDTLREYLQFEINALPTRNQVEHFVKEVQHTQNNVEKMAERIKNLTSQLS; from the coding sequence ATGACTAAACAACCAGGCCTGGTAGATATTACTTTTTCAAAGTCTTTTGAAATGGCCTTTGCGGGTGCAATTCATTTAGATGAAATGCATGGTCAAGCTTTCTCTGGGCTTGAAGGTAAAGTCATTGAATTATGGATAGCACCGGTTAAATTCCCGCTGTTTTGCTTAGTTAACCAATGCCGTATTACCACTCAAACCGTTTTGAATGGTGAGGCGGATGTCACTTTAAAGACGGGTTTACGTCAATTCAGAGTCTTAGCTCAAGAGGGATGCTTTGAAACTAAATACATCCGTGGAGATAAAGACCTAGGCCAAGCTTTTGTTGAGGCAATGGAAAGCCTTGAAATAGATTGGGAAGAACATCTTTCGCACTACACGGGTGATTTAGTGGCGTTTAAAATTGGGCACGGAATCCGTTCATTACTTGAACGTAAGCAAAACACCAAGCAGCATGCGGGTGATACCCTTCGTGAATATCTACAATTTGAAATTAACGCCCTGCCCACTCGCAATCAAGTTGAGCATTTTGTAAAAGAGGTTCAACACACTCAAAACAACGTTGAAAAAATGGCTGAACGCATTAAAAATCTGACTAGCCAGCTGAGTTAA
- the ubiE gene encoding bifunctional demethylmenaquinone methyltransferase/2-methoxy-6-polyprenyl-1,4-benzoquinol methylase UbiE, with protein sequence MSQNKNTIDFGFAEVPLEEKVKKVKGVFDSVAGNYDIMNDVMSMGIHRVWKRKTIELSGVRPGNTVLDLAGGTGDLTKAFAKRVGKDGKVVLADINESMVRVGRDRLINEGIVGNVDYTITNAEALGFPDNTFDVATIAFGLRNVTNKDKALEELYRVLKPGGQLMVLEFSKVTQPMLAKLYDFYSFNILPKMGKFIADDEASYQYLAESIRMHPDQETLKQMMLDAGFDKAEYINMSEGIVALHRSWKF encoded by the coding sequence ATGAGTCAAAATAAAAACACCATCGATTTTGGATTTGCGGAAGTTCCGTTAGAAGAAAAAGTCAAAAAGGTCAAAGGCGTATTTGACTCAGTAGCGGGCAACTACGACATTATGAATGATGTGATGTCTATGGGCATTCATCGCGTTTGGAAACGTAAAACCATTGAACTCAGTGGTGTTCGTCCTGGCAATACCGTTTTGGATTTAGCGGGTGGAACAGGCGATTTAACCAAGGCATTTGCAAAACGTGTAGGCAAAGATGGCAAGGTTGTTCTAGCCGACATCAATGAAAGCATGGTGCGTGTTGGCCGTGATCGCTTAATTAATGAAGGCATTGTGGGTAACGTAGATTACACCATTACCAATGCAGAAGCGCTTGGCTTTCCAGACAACACATTTGATGTTGCGACAATCGCATTTGGTTTGCGTAACGTTACTAACAAAGATAAAGCCCTAGAAGAACTTTACCGCGTACTGAAACCGGGCGGTCAATTAATGGTTTTAGAATTCTCTAAAGTAACTCAGCCAATGCTAGCTAAACTTTATGACTTCTACTCATTCAACATCCTTCCTAAAATGGGCAAATTTATTGCAGATGATGAAGCAAGTTACCAATATTTAGCGGAATCGATTCGTATGCACCCTGACCAAGAAACGCTAAAACAGATGATGTTAGATGCGGGCTTTGATAAGGCCGAGTACATCAATATGTCAGAGGGGATCGTAGCGCTTCACCGCTCCTGGAAGTTTTAG
- a CDS encoding DUF971 domain-containing protein, translating to MPHPTDIKLHQKSKTLDVSFDTGEEFNFSCEFLRVYSQSAEVTGHAPGQEVLQLDKQDVNIVDITPVGNYAVKLHFDDGHDTGLYTWERLYDLGKNQQDYWVDYLRRVMRAGHNHPELEKLKQNIKNPTH from the coding sequence ATGCCACACCCTACTGACATTAAACTTCACCAAAAATCAAAAACACTCGATGTATCGTTTGATACGGGTGAGGAGTTTAACTTTAGCTGTGAGTTTTTACGTGTCTACTCTCAATCGGCAGAAGTGACTGGTCATGCACCAGGCCAGGAAGTTTTACAACTTGATAAACAAGACGTAAACATTGTGGATATTACGCCAGTAGGAAATTATGCCGTTAAACTCCACTTTGATGACGGTCATGATACTGGCCTCTACACTTGGGAACGTCTGTATGACTTAGGTAAAAATCAACAAGATTATTGGGTAGATTATCTGCGTCGAGTTATGCGTGCGGGGCATAACCACCCTGAACTAGAAAAACTAAAACAAAACATTAAAAACCCAACGCATTAA
- the hslU gene encoding ATP-dependent protease ATPase subunit HslU, whose protein sequence is MMTPKEIVHSLDSHIVGQADAKRAVAIALRNRWRRSQLSDDLRAEVTPKNILMIGPTGVGKTEIARRLAKLADAPFLKIEATKFTEVGYVGRDVDSIIRDLAESAVKMTRENAMKNVQRQAEDKAEERVLDILLPPARGREEESYDNMSETRQKFRKRLREGDLDDKEIELDLSATPAHVEILGAPGMEEMTQQLQGMFEGLGQNKKEKRKLPIKKALKALTDEEAARLVNEDDIKAQAIESVEQNGIVFIDEIDKVAKRQDAGGGDVSREGVQRDLLPLIEGSTISTKFGMIKTDHILFIASGAFHLSKPSDLIPELQGRLPIRVELQSLRVEDFVRILTEPKAALTTQAIALLKTEGVDLSFTEDGIQRLAEIAYQVNESTENIGARRLHTVLERLLEDVSFEAPTMPGANIIVNAAMVDERLGELAVDQDLSQYIL, encoded by the coding sequence ATGATGACACCAAAAGAAATCGTTCATAGTTTAGATTCACATATTGTTGGCCAAGCAGATGCAAAACGCGCTGTGGCAATTGCCCTGCGTAACCGCTGGCGCCGTAGTCAGCTATCTGATGATTTACGTGCCGAAGTCACTCCTAAAAACATTTTAATGATTGGTCCAACTGGTGTAGGTAAAACTGAAATTGCGCGCCGTTTAGCTAAGCTTGCTGATGCGCCTTTTTTAAAGATTGAAGCCACCAAATTCACGGAAGTGGGTTATGTAGGTCGTGATGTTGATTCCATCATTCGTGACTTGGCAGAAAGTGCGGTAAAAATGACGCGTGAAAATGCGATGAAAAATGTTCAACGTCAAGCTGAAGATAAAGCTGAAGAACGTGTTTTAGACATTTTACTGCCACCCGCTCGTGGTCGCGAAGAAGAGAGTTACGACAACATGTCTGAAACTCGTCAAAAGTTCCGTAAACGTTTACGTGAAGGCGACTTGGACGACAAAGAAATTGAACTTGATCTAAGTGCCACACCCGCCCATGTTGAAATTCTTGGTGCACCAGGCATGGAAGAGATGACTCAACAGCTGCAAGGCATGTTTGAAGGCTTGGGACAAAACAAAAAAGAAAAGCGTAAGCTACCCATTAAAAAAGCACTTAAAGCGTTAACTGATGAAGAAGCGGCGCGTTTAGTTAATGAAGATGACATTAAAGCCCAAGCGATTGAGAGCGTTGAACAAAACGGTATTGTCTTTATTGACGAAATTGATAAGGTGGCTAAACGCCAAGATGCAGGTGGCGGAGACGTTTCACGTGAAGGTGTTCAACGTGACTTACTACCGTTAATTGAAGGTAGTACCATTTCGACCAAATTCGGCATGATTAAAACCGACCATATTCTATTTATCGCTTCAGGGGCATTTCACCTGTCAAAACCTTCTGATTTAATTCCTGAACTACAAGGCCGCTTACCCATCCGAGTTGAACTACAATCTCTACGTGTAGAAGATTTTGTAAGAATCCTTACCGAACCAAAAGCCGCGTTAACCACTCAAGCCATTGCCTTACTGAAAACAGAAGGCGTAGATTTAAGCTTTACAGAAGATGGTATTCAGCGTTTGGCTGAAATTGCTTACCAGGTAAATGAAAGTACCGAAAACATTGGTGCTCGCCGTTTACATACCGTTTTAGAACGTTTGTTAGAAGATGTCTCGTTTGAAGCCCCAACCATGCCTGGTGCAAATATTATTGTTAATGCCGCTATGGTTGATGAACGTTTAGGTGAACTCGCGGTTGACCAAGATTTATCTCAATATATTTTATAA
- the dapF gene encoding diaminopimelate epimerase: MSVQSVETHPASQTVKFTKMQGLGNDFMVIDCINQSVEFTTEKIRQWSDRNFGIGFDQLLVVENASQESVDFRYRIFNADGSEVQQCGNGARCFARYVYDKGLTDKTEIYVETASGVIVLYIEDSGLVRVNMGAPNFEPSSLPFLAPARQEEYALNVLGETLLIGAVSMGNPHAVLPVDDIKTAPVEKFGAAVESHASFPERVNVGFAQKVDNSHIRLRVYERGAAETLACGTGACAAMAVFRLWQQVGDKVTVSLPGGDLLVEWNGQADSPVWMSGPAITVFEGEI, from the coding sequence ATGTCGGTTCAATCAGTTGAAACTCACCCAGCGTCACAGACGGTAAAATTCACTAAAATGCAGGGTTTAGGTAATGACTTTATGGTGATTGATTGCATCAATCAATCAGTCGAGTTTACTACCGAAAAAATTCGACAATGGTCGGATCGAAACTTTGGCATTGGTTTTGACCAGTTATTAGTCGTCGAAAATGCAAGTCAGGAGAGTGTTGATTTTCGTTATCGAATTTTTAATGCCGATGGTTCTGAAGTTCAGCAGTGCGGTAATGGTGCGCGTTGTTTCGCACGCTATGTATATGACAAAGGCTTGACGGATAAAACTGAGATTTATGTAGAAACTGCCTCAGGAGTTATTGTGCTCTATATTGAAGATTCTGGTTTGGTTCGAGTTAATATGGGGGCGCCTAATTTTGAGCCAAGCAGCTTACCGTTTTTAGCGCCAGCTAGGCAAGAGGAGTATGCCTTAAACGTATTAGGTGAAACGCTGTTGATTGGCGCAGTTTCAATGGGTAATCCACATGCCGTTTTACCCGTAGATGACATCAAGACAGCTCCTGTTGAGAAGTTTGGTGCAGCGGTTGAATCTCATGCGAGTTTTCCAGAAAGAGTAAATGTGGGTTTTGCGCAGAAAGTGGATAATAGCCATATTCGTTTGCGAGTATATGAGCGCGGTGCGGCTGAAACATTAGCTTGTGGGACCGGAGCGTGTGCTGCAATGGCTGTTTTTAGGCTTTGGCAACAAGTGGGTGATAAGGTCACAGTCAGTTTGCCGGGTGGTGATTTGCTGGTTGAATGGAATGGTCAAGCAGATTCACCAGTATGGATGAGTGGCCCAGCTATTACTGTATTTGAAGGAGAAATTTAA